The following are from one region of the Corylus avellana chromosome ca1, CavTom2PMs-1.0 genome:
- the LOC132167170 gene encoding mogroside IE synthase-like, whose product MELEKNVYRAHCLVLTYPAQGRINPLLEFSKRLEHKGVKVTVVTTHFISKTIHKAEATSIALETISDGYNDGGRAKAESIHAYLDSFRRVGSQTLAELLEKLSNSGCPVDCIVYDAFLPWALDVAKKFGLLGAAIFTQSCAVDNIYYHVHKGVLKVPLSEAEILLPGSPALGPQDMPSFVYDFGSYPAVLDLIVDQFSNIDKADWVFVNTFYELEQKVVDWMAKIWPLRTIGPTIPSMFLDKRLEDDKNYGFDIFKPNTDACMKLLNGQPKGSVVYVSFGSVAPIEVEQMEEIAWGLRMSNRCFLWVVRESEEVKLPKNFVEETSKKGLVVRWCSQLEVLAHEAVGCFVTHCGWNSTLEALSFGVPMVGVPYWSDQNTNAKYIMDVWKMGLKAPTDEEGIVRREIAEHCIREIMEGDKGKEIKKNAFKWRKLAREAVDEGGTSDKNIEEFVAKLVQS is encoded by the exons ATGGAGTTGGAAAAGAATGTGTACAGAGCACATTGTTTGGTCTTAACCTATCCAGCCCAAGGCCGCATTAATCCTCTGCTTGAATTCTCCAAGCGTTTGGAGCACAAAGGAGTAAAAGTCACTGTGGTTACCACCCACTTCATCTCCAAGACCATTCACAAAGCGGAAGCCACCTCCATTGCTCTCGAGACCATCTCTGATGGCTACAACGACGGCGGGAGAGCAAAAGCAGAGAGCATCCACGCCTACTTGGATAGCTTCCGGCGAGTCGGGTCTCAAACTCTGGCTGAGCTCCTTGAGAAACTCTCTAACTCAGGCTGCCCTGTCGATTGTATTGTTTACGATGCTTTCTTGCCTTGGGCTCTAGATGTTGCTAAAAAGTTTGGATTACTCGGAGCTGCAATTTTCACTCAATCTTGTGCTGTTGATAATATATACTACCATGTACACAAAGGGGTGCTGAAAGTCCCTCTTTCGGAAGCTGAAATTTTGCTTCCCGGGTCGCCAGCACTTGGACCTCAGGATATGCCGTCTTTCGTTTACGATTTCGGATCTTACCCGGCTGTTCTTGACTTGATTGTGGATCAATTCTCCAACATTGATAAAGCTGACTGGGTTTTTGTCAACACTTTTTATGAGTTGGAGCAAAAG GTGGTGGATTGGATGGCAAAGATATGGCCGTTGAGAACAATAGGGCCAACTATACCATCAATGTTCCTAGACAAGCGACTTGAAGATGACAAAAACTATGGTTTTGACATCTTCAAGCCAAACACCGATGCCTGCATGAAATTGTTAAATGGTCAGCCAAAGGGCTCGGTTGTTTATGTTTCGTTCGGGAGTGTGGCTCCTATTGAAGTTGAACAAATGGAAGAAATAGCTTGGGGATTGAGAATGAGCAATAGATGCTTCTTGTGGGTTGTAAGGGAATCGGAGGAGGTAAAGCTCCCCAAAAACTTCGTGGAGGAGACGTCCAAGAAGGGATTGGTGGTTCGTTGGTGTTCTCAACTGGAGGTCTTAGCTCATGAGGCAGTGGGATGTTTTGTGACGCATTGTGGGTGGAACTCTACTTTGGAGGCCCTTAGCTTTGGGGTGCCGATGGTCGGAGTTCCATATTGGTCCGACCAGAACACGAATGCAAAGTATATTATGGATGTTTGGAAGATGGGGCTAAAAGCTCCGACTGATGAGGAAGGAATAGTTCGGCGAGAAATAGCAGAACATTGCATCAGGGAAATAATGGAGGGAGATAAAGGgaaagagataaagaaaaatgcCTTTAAGTGGAGGAAGTTGGCCAGAGAGGCTGTTGACGAGGGTGGAACTTCTGATAAAAACATTGAAGAATTTGTAGCCAAATTGGTTCAATCCTAA